The following proteins are co-located in the Haloarcula marismortui ATCC 43049 genome:
- a CDS encoding NAD-dependent epimerase/dehydratase family protein: protein MTILITGGDGYVGWPAALRIADRTDERVLLVDNFARRGWVEDVGATSATPVASIDERLDAAREVHGLTNLSFVEGDLAEKSFVDELLAVHEPEVVVHTAAQPSAPYSQINGERANYTQHNNLQATRNLLWGLEEHDLTDTHFVETTTTGVYGAPEFPIPEGGSTMENQGERDEVPFPNMGGSWYHATKGFDAQNMRLAHTQFDIPISDVRTAIVYGTETEETRADDRLKTRFDFDYYFGTVTHRFCAQAVAGYPVTVYGKGEQRKPFISLEDAVEGLAEVALTDPDERPEGLTVYNQVTRAISIVEIAETIADVGSEYDLDVAVEHFENPRDEDETHKMEIENDRYADLIGGQSQSFEDGVDDIFGTLTRYADTIEAHEDRFLPGVLSED from the coding sequence ATGACTATCCTCATCACTGGCGGCGACGGCTACGTCGGGTGGCCAGCCGCGCTGCGAATCGCAGACCGAACGGACGAGCGAGTGCTGCTTGTCGACAACTTCGCCCGACGAGGGTGGGTTGAAGACGTCGGCGCGACGAGCGCGACACCGGTTGCCAGTATCGACGAGCGTCTCGACGCGGCCCGCGAGGTCCACGGCCTGACGAACCTCTCCTTCGTCGAGGGCGACCTCGCCGAGAAGTCCTTCGTCGATGAACTGCTGGCGGTCCACGAACCAGAAGTCGTGGTCCACACCGCCGCGCAGCCGTCCGCGCCGTACTCCCAGATCAACGGCGAGCGGGCGAACTACACCCAGCACAACAACCTCCAAGCGACGCGGAACCTCCTGTGGGGCCTCGAAGAACACGACCTCACCGACACCCACTTCGTCGAGACGACGACGACGGGCGTCTACGGCGCGCCGGAGTTCCCGATTCCCGAGGGCGGGTCGACGATGGAGAACCAGGGCGAGCGCGACGAGGTACCGTTCCCCAACATGGGCGGGAGCTGGTACCACGCGACGAAGGGTTTCGACGCACAGAACATGCGGCTGGCTCACACGCAGTTCGACATCCCGATCTCGGACGTGCGAACGGCCATCGTCTACGGGACCGAAACCGAGGAAACCCGCGCTGACGACCGGCTCAAGACACGTTTCGACTTCGACTACTACTTCGGGACGGTTACCCACCGCTTCTGCGCGCAGGCCGTCGCAGGCTATCCCGTCACGGTATATGGCAAAGGCGAACAGCGCAAGCCGTTCATCTCGCTGGAGGACGCCGTCGAAGGGCTAGCCGAAGTGGCCCTGACCGACCCCGACGAGCGCCCCGAAGGCCTGACGGTGTACAATCAGGTCACACGCGCCATCAGCATTGTCGAGATCGCCGAGACGATTGCAGATGTGGGCAGCGAGTACGACCTCGATGTTGCTGTCGAGCACTTCGAGAACCCCCGCGACGAGGACGAGACCCACAAGATGGAGATCGAAAACGACCGGTACGCCGACCTCATCGGTGGCCAGTCACAGTCCTTCGAGGACGGCGTCGACGATATCTTCGGGACGCTGACCCGCTACGCCGACACCATCGAGGCCCACGAGGACCGCTTCCTCCCGGGCGTCCTGAGCGAGGACTGA
- a CDS encoding NAD-dependent epimerase/dehydratase family protein, whose product MDVLVTGACGYIGSALIPLLRADDRVDDVVVFDDLSSGSPRALLGTVGDGLEFRRGDIREYGDVESAMRGVDRVIHLAAITGASSTHERRDETFAINYDGTENVLTAAGKLGVDHVVFASSCNVYGRATSTDIDETVDPDPINPYAETKLQSETLLQEYCEEFDMTGTALRMATNFGHSPGIRFNLVVNYFVFRALTDRPLTVYGDGSNWRPFIHVRDAARAYAEAACDPDSWDEPVYNVGSMDANYQISEIADIVADEVAPVDVTYLEDEHPGPSYHVNFDRLSETGFEPSWTLREGVRDLAEKFTTNV is encoded by the coding sequence ATGGACGTGCTGGTCACCGGGGCCTGTGGCTACATCGGCAGCGCGCTGATACCGCTGCTCCGTGCGGACGACCGCGTGGACGACGTCGTCGTCTTCGACGACCTCTCCTCAGGATCGCCGCGGGCGCTGCTGGGGACAGTCGGGGACGGGCTCGAATTTCGCCGGGGCGACATCCGCGAGTACGGCGACGTGGAGAGCGCCATGCGCGGCGTCGACCGCGTCATCCACCTCGCTGCCATCACTGGCGCGTCGAGCACACATGAACGCCGCGACGAAACCTTCGCCATCAACTACGACGGCACCGAGAACGTCCTGACTGCGGCCGGCAAGCTCGGTGTCGACCACGTCGTCTTCGCCTCCTCGTGTAACGTTTACGGCCGCGCGACCAGCACCGACATCGACGAGACAGTCGACCCGGACCCGATCAACCCCTACGCGGAGACGAAACTGCAGTCCGAGACGCTACTGCAGGAGTACTGCGAGGAGTTCGATATGACTGGCACCGCCCTGCGAATGGCTACCAACTTCGGCCACTCGCCGGGCATCCGGTTCAACCTCGTCGTGAACTACTTCGTGTTCCGCGCGCTCACCGACCGCCCGCTCACCGTCTACGGCGACGGCTCGAACTGGCGGCCGTTCATCCATGTCCGGGACGCTGCCCGTGCCTACGCGGAGGCGGCGTGCGATCCCGATTCCTGGGACGAACCAGTGTACAACGTCGGGTCGATGGACGCGAACTACCAGATCTCGGAGATCGCCGACATCGTCGCTGACGAGGTCGCCCCGGTCGACGTGACCTACCTCGAAGACGAGCATCCCGGTCCGTCGTATCATGTCAACTTTGACCGACTGAGCGAGACCGGCTTCGAACCATCGTGGACGCTCCGCGAGGGCGTCCGCGACCTCGCGGAGAAATTCACCACCAATGTCTGA
- a CDS encoding STT3 domain-containing protein produces the protein MSDTPGAGAVLDDRPELRDATEVVLAVDDEQDGWTFDDIPIDSGQFGELVSAGIVEKDGDEYRVADPDAVRAALNGDSEVSNDSGQGLALGDALRFDFDTRATGLLVAALAVVFVARTYVIGSIYRGGDIVLSGNDPYYYRYHVEQVAANAGSAADFGALSVLPGGLANGEPLTIATLWWVASLFGGSNPVIGHVLAWYPVVSALVTSVLLYLLAVRVSGDRRVGLASVLFLAFIPGHAFRTSLGFADHHAFDYPWLGLTALALVVALTTATNRTSLRQPQPWIAAVGIGVGIAGQVLAWEAGPLLVLPASLVVLGQTLLDVSNDRSALVRNAPVLAGVSLGALLAGGVHTITGWQTALVASAPALLTLGTVAVIATAEAARRFGGTAGQLAVVDIGLGVISLLVFRFGFTEQWGTFDRRLDTLFRSDAIAETYGLFSADAFGFLFLLGLTLFVALPAMVWGINLARSDQSGWLVVSSYAWVLLVLAVIQVRFVGELATFLALFAGLAFVWAASWVDLARPVLTTGDRDFRDVLVPDTRAVASLFVLFLLFGSLGMVQVPVKTSQVLVDDGTYDAATAIEADAAERGLEYSENYVLSRWGQNRVYNYFVNGESRSYSYARQTYGPFIAATDPDEAHNRISNRVGYVVTTEADIEGPTTMYTRLHQRFGSRGDDVGGLAHYQPIFTSEDGSHKAFAVVPGGTVKGSVAPNATVSVETTVAVSDREIAYERQTTADRNGAFTVTVANPGTYTVTTDSGSETTVEVTEQTVYGGGNVTVE, from the coding sequence ATGAGCGATACGCCCGGGGCGGGAGCGGTACTTGATGACCGGCCCGAGCTACGAGATGCGACGGAAGTGGTTCTGGCCGTCGACGACGAGCAGGACGGCTGGACGTTCGACGACATTCCCATCGATTCGGGCCAGTTCGGCGAACTCGTCTCCGCTGGCATCGTCGAGAAGGACGGTGACGAGTACCGCGTCGCCGATCCCGACGCTGTGCGGGCCGCGCTTAACGGCGACTCCGAGGTCAGTAATGACAGCGGGCAGGGGCTAGCGCTCGGTGACGCGCTACGTTTTGATTTCGATACACGAGCAACTGGCCTGCTCGTCGCTGCCCTAGCGGTCGTGTTCGTCGCCCGAACGTACGTCATCGGGTCGATATATCGTGGCGGCGACATCGTCCTCTCGGGCAACGACCCCTACTACTACAGGTATCACGTCGAACAGGTCGCGGCAAACGCCGGCAGCGCGGCCGATTTCGGGGCACTCTCCGTGCTCCCAGGTGGATTAGCCAATGGGGAGCCACTCACGATCGCGACGCTCTGGTGGGTCGCCAGCCTCTTCGGCGGGAGCAACCCAGTTATTGGCCACGTTCTCGCCTGGTATCCGGTCGTGTCAGCACTCGTTACGAGCGTCCTGCTCTATCTGCTCGCAGTTCGGGTGTCAGGCGACCGGCGTGTCGGTCTCGCATCGGTCCTCTTTCTAGCGTTTATTCCCGGCCACGCCTTCCGGACGAGCCTCGGGTTCGCGGACCACCACGCCTTCGACTATCCCTGGCTGGGACTCACTGCCCTTGCACTCGTGGTCGCGCTAACGACAGCCACGAATCGAACATCGCTTCGTCAACCACAGCCGTGGATCGCCGCAGTCGGCATTGGTGTCGGGATTGCCGGCCAAGTGCTTGCGTGGGAGGCCGGACCGTTGCTTGTTCTGCCGGCCAGTCTGGTCGTATTAGGCCAGACACTTCTTGACGTGTCTAACGACCGGTCGGCACTGGTCAGAAACGCACCAGTTCTTGCCGGCGTTAGCCTCGGTGCGCTACTCGCTGGCGGTGTCCATACTATCACCGGCTGGCAAACTGCGCTTGTCGCTAGTGCGCCAGCACTGTTGACGCTGGGCACTGTCGCCGTCATTGCGACGGCAGAAGCAGCCAGACGCTTCGGTGGCACTGCCGGGCAACTAGCTGTGGTCGATATCGGGCTTGGCGTCATCAGCCTGCTTGTCTTCCGCTTTGGCTTCACAGAACAGTGGGGCACGTTCGACAGGCGGCTCGATACGCTGTTTCGGTCCGACGCGATCGCCGAGACGTACGGCCTGTTCAGCGCAGACGCCTTTGGCTTCCTGTTCCTGCTGGGCCTGACGCTGTTCGTGGCGCTTCCAGCGATGGTGTGGGGAATCAACCTCGCTCGGAGCGACCAAAGCGGCTGGCTCGTCGTCAGTAGCTACGCCTGGGTGTTGCTCGTCCTCGCCGTGATTCAAGTCCGTTTCGTCGGCGAGCTGGCCACGTTTCTCGCGCTGTTCGCCGGCCTCGCGTTCGTCTGGGCCGCCTCGTGGGTCGACCTCGCCCGTCCAGTACTAACGACTGGTGACAGGGACTTCCGGGACGTGCTCGTTCCAGACACCCGCGCGGTTGCGTCGCTGTTCGTGCTGTTCCTGTTGTTCGGGTCCCTCGGGATGGTGCAGGTTCCAGTCAAAACGAGTCAGGTACTCGTCGATGACGGGACGTACGACGCGGCGACGGCAATCGAAGCAGACGCCGCCGAGCGCGGTCTCGAATATTCCGAAAACTACGTCCTCAGCCGCTGGGGACAGAACCGCGTGTACAACTACTTCGTCAACGGCGAGTCACGAAGCTACAGCTACGCTCGCCAGACGTACGGACCGTTCATTGCAGCGACGGACCCTGATGAGGCCCATAATCGGATTTCCAACCGAGTCGGATATGTCGTGACGACAGAGGCAGACATTGAGGGACCGACCACGATGTACACTCGGTTACACCAGCGCTTCGGAAGCCGGGGCGATGATGTGGGTGGATTGGCCCACTACCAGCCAATATTCACGAGCGAAGACGGGAGCCACAAGGCGTTCGCGGTCGTCCCCGGTGGGACGGTAAAGGGCTCCGTGGCCCCGAATGCAACCGTTTCGGTCGAAACGACGGTCGCTGTCTCGGACAGAGAGATAGCTTACGAACGCCAGACGACAGCCGACCGGAACGGTGCGTTCACTGTTACCGTCGCAAACCCTGGGACGTACACGGTGACGACCGATAGCGGAAGTGAAACGACCGTCGAAGTCACAGAACAGACGGTGTACGGTGGCGGCAACGTCACTGTCGAGTGA
- a CDS encoding NAD-dependent epimerase/dehydratase family protein has product MSETEPTSEQPHIAITGGAGYIGSRVIYELQQAHPDWEITAIDNFYLGTVQSVGDVDIEHVDIRNRDRLEAALDGADVVMHLAAVSGVDDCEEKQDLAYEVNVQGTDNVAWFCRKTGAALIFPFSMAVIGDPQEFPITVDHPRDPLNWYGRTKLLNERDVETYADGAFPAHQFMISNLYGSHEIDGQTVSKGTVINFFVNRALAGETLTVYEPGTQSRNFIHVKDVARAYVDSCERLLEQLDRGETGVEKYEIASDEDPSVHTVAKLVRDIAADIADIDADVELVENPRGDDETLVDSFTVDTGRTTAALGWTPEHDVESAIRTALESANT; this is encoded by the coding sequence ATGTCTGAGACAGAACCTACAAGCGAACAGCCACACATCGCCATCACCGGCGGTGCAGGCTACATCGGGAGCCGCGTCATCTACGAACTACAGCAGGCCCACCCCGACTGGGAGATCACCGCTATCGACAACTTCTATCTCGGTACCGTGCAGTCCGTCGGCGATGTCGATATCGAACACGTCGACATCCGGAACCGGGACCGTCTGGAAGCGGCGCTAGACGGGGCCGACGTCGTGATGCACCTCGCGGCGGTGTCCGGCGTCGACGACTGCGAGGAGAAACAAGACCTAGCGTACGAAGTGAACGTACAGGGAACGGACAACGTCGCCTGGTTCTGCCGCAAGACAGGCGCAGCGCTGATTTTCCCGTTCTCGATGGCCGTCATCGGCGACCCACAGGAATTCCCCATTACAGTCGACCACCCACGGGACCCGCTGAACTGGTACGGCCGAACGAAACTGCTCAACGAGCGCGATGTCGAGACGTACGCCGACGGCGCGTTCCCTGCCCACCAGTTCATGATATCGAACCTCTATGGGAGCCACGAGATAGACGGCCAGACCGTCTCGAAGGGGACCGTTATCAACTTCTTCGTGAACCGCGCGCTCGCTGGCGAGACGCTGACCGTCTACGAGCCCGGAACGCAGTCCCGGAACTTCATTCACGTCAAGGACGTGGCCCGGGCCTACGTCGATAGCTGCGAACGGCTACTGGAGCAACTGGACCGCGGCGAGACCGGCGTCGAAAAATACGAGATCGCAAGCGACGAGGACCCGAGCGTTCACACCGTCGCCAAACTTGTCAGGGACATCGCCGCCGATATCGCCGACATCGACGCCGACGTGGAGCTGGTCGAGAACCCACGGGGCGACGACGAGACACTCGTCGATTCGTTCACGGTCGATACCGGGCGGACGACCGCCGCTCTGGGCTGGACGCCAGAACACGACGTCGAGTCAGCGATTCGGACGGCGCTGGAGTCGGCGAACACGTAG